A genomic region of Zea mays cultivar B73 chromosome 6, Zm-B73-REFERENCE-NAM-5.0, whole genome shotgun sequence contains the following coding sequences:
- the LOC103630140 gene encoding putative transcription factor bHLH041, producing the protein MDGCRAVLTGDMQCHEATMSNSSCDSDHLHRERGEQGLISSQLQQQLEQIYMLMDMELEHELHLHHNVPPQGCSQRQLSSPFLPFAVSSDVTSSPVLTSSSTTTFCQQPAEASPSPLDTPFSPLPYSYSDTIPDLEEIMSRPRHKDGHAESGTSAFRQYVRHLRPKKKLKQGGCGQRAIKTAMSVLARMHSSRLSQWQRQISSTEMAAAVPSDESKNIQLLHVRSERKRREKINDSFEALKNALPPSCCKRDKTSILMRARDYINSLKSRVSELEENGKVLESQLCSSRGDNGGPLP; encoded by the exons ATGGATGGTTGCAGAGCTGTCCTTACTGGAGACATGCAATGTCACGAGGCGACGATGAG TAACAGCAGCTGCGACTCTGATCATCTTCACCGCGAGAGGGGAGAGCAAGGCTTGATCAGCTCGCAGCTTCAGCAGCAGCTGGAACAG ATCTACATGCTGATGGACATGGAGCTAGAGCATGAGCTGCACCTGCACCACAACGTGCCACCGCAGGGCTGTAGCCAGCGGCAGCTGTCGTCGCCGTTCCTGCCTTTCGCCGTCAGCTCCGATGTGACCTCGTCGCCCGTGCTCACGTCGTCGAGCACCACAACCTTTTGTCAACAGCCAGCCGAGGCCTCACCCTCACCCCTGGACACGCCATTTTCCCCACTCCCCTACAGCTACTCTGACACGATCCCGGACCTGGAAGAGATCATGAGCCGACCACGGCACAAGGACGGCCATGCGGAGTCCGGCACCAGTGCATTCAGGCAGTACGTCCGGCACCTCCGCCccaagaagaagctaaagcagggcgGCTGCGGGCAGAGGGCGATCAAGACGGCCATGTCGGTCTTGGCGAGAATGCACAGCTCTAGGCTTTCCCAGTGGCAGAGGCagatctcctcgacggagatggcGGCGGCAGTGCCGTCCGACGAGAGCAAAAACATCCAGCTTCTGCACGTCCGGTCGGAGCGCAAGCGCCGTGAGAAGATTAACGACAGCTTCGAGGCTCTCAAGAATGCGTTGCCCCCTTCCTGCTGCAAG CGAGATAAAACATCCATACTGATGAGGGCAAGGGACTACATAAACTCTCTCAAGTCCAGGGTGTCTGAGCTTGAGGAGAACGGCAAGGTACTAGAATCACAGCTATGCAGTAGCCGAGGAGACAACGGAGGACCATTGCCGTAA